GATAAAAaaggcacattctgcagattttatttaaccactagagcctttttatacaatattagaaatacattaaaagatacaaataagaaaatttttTGATTCCTTTTATAAATAAGACGaccattttattgcctaaaatgcaccAACATAGAATTCTTTTAGTGAAAACTTGACaatttgcagctaaaaaatacttttaaacatGCGAAACACTCAACATAAACCTGatctgttgagtttttttaattaactgattaataattgggtAGCGAAAGCTGCAaagtggcagattatttttttaaataaaaatttaactggGTGAAGTTCAAACTTGAGAAGAACATATTTGCaggcaaagatttttttgtcttaaagatATATAGAGATTTTTGGTACAATTCTGGcttaattactgaaataaatgtttttctttcagtaaattgTCATTTGAGGATGGTACTCCAGGTACTCAATCGATGACTAAATTAATGGACATTTTAATTATCAAGAAATCATTTTGCACACTAACACTAAAGTCTTAAGTAGTAACCTTAGTTGGTGGTTTAATCACAATACATCCAGAAAAAACACTAAACCACACACTAATCTCTTGTATTGTAGTTTTAAATAGCCAGATGTCTGTTAAAGccaccaataataataataatctgttttaaatcaaaaaacagGACAGCAGGTGTGAAGAGTCCTCTTCAGAAATGATGCACAAACCTTTTCTGGTTCTTGCTGTTGTTGGACGACCTTTTCATCCTGCTGCTTTGGCATCTCCTTGTTCTGCTGCGGTTCAGGGCGGCTCTTAGTTTTGACTGGAGCGGGCCTGGTCGACAACCTTTTGTACATGGACGTCGGTTTCTTTCCTGTACCAAAGAAAGCAGCTCCGACGAAGATCTTTGGCTTTGGTTTCAGGCTGCCAAAAGAAATGGTGATCACCTTCTTCGCCTCTGGCGGTTTGTTGTTTGGAGGTACACTCCTGCTGCTGGATGTTGCTGCAGCActgctaaataaaacaacagttaaAGGTTAATATGTTATTGtgattaacaataaaactgttgcttcgagaccattttcaaataatataataCAAGAACAGATTCTcacagatcaataaactttaaattctaatcaaCTTTTCACTCTTGAACTGGAagaagttttaaatattcaaaataaacaaaacagaaaaactaataaaattaattgtgaagtctctataaataaaattctccttcaaaaaaaagagggcaagttgagaccaaagcagcagactgaagacttttattatccagttttcagaaagagagaaaagataaatcatgcaaatggaagttattgaactcattttaatttgtcatgaaattcatagatttaaaaattagaaacaaaccTTGTGTTGCATCTGGTCAGCTGAATCGTCTTTACAGGTGATTGAGAACTTCTGGTTTCCTTCTTCGCTCTCTTATTGGATCCCACAGATGATTTTCTGGGTTTGTTGCCTCtttttgcagctttctttattttcttgtctgtttttttggcagactgaggaggagaagacaaGGCAGACAGACGGGAAGGAAGAGATTCCTTCACTGCCTTCCTCTCAAGCGGGGTGAGATAAACGCCCTTCTGCTTGCCGTAGAAGGAACTCGTCATCACCGAAGGCCTCGCTGGGGAATTATTACGGGCCGATCTGCGCGGAGAACCTACAGAAATGAGTCAAAAGATTTTTCTCCCTCAGTTCCCCCAAAAGATTTGTTGTTTCCAGTAAGCAAAACCTTGAGTGCAAAAGAGAAATGCATCAGGTGTGTCGTACCTGCTGGCTTACATGGCGACTCCTGTCCACCATGCTGCGACAGGGTTGGTGAAAGCAGCCGCTCTCTTGGAGATCTCCTCTTCACCGGAGACATTTTCTCCTTCCTGCCCTCCTTGGTCGGGTGGCTGATGTTTGAATAAAACGTCAGATTGGAAGAAACAATAGTCTAAACActcaacatgaaaataaaatttttcagagtttgtacatttaaaaacatccaaaatccaaacattttcaaggCAAGTTCTCAAACTTGagataaaaataagacaaagtaaCCCCCGAAGACAGTTTCAGTTCATTATTATATAATTAATTACTCTTATTGACAATGTCTTGCATTAGCATGCTACAGCAAGGACaaggtaaagaaaaacattttatgttttaaaaattctcaCACAAACCCTAAACATGAagacaaatcaaactttaacaaaaaatttcccaatttcaaaaatgtttaaaacaacctTTATTTCACAGATCAATAAGTTTTTGAGCCATTAGGAGTAATAGATATTcgttacaaagaaaaaaattcaagctAATTGTGTTAAGactcaaattaaatgcttttaCAAAGTATGCAAagaaagtcagaaaaacaatctctaaaaaattattcttgctaacttcagaaataattttgatcattttaactgaactgaaacaagaaaagtttagtctgatttaacttcagacagtgagacaaaaatctttttatttggaGGATGAAAACATCGagttaaaactgcaaataatttAGGCAGCTATTACATATTTGATTGCACTTTCTTATAAAACTGTGAAGTTTCAAGGACTTGATACAGAAATcaaacactttccaaacctAGAAAACACTTAATCGTGAGGTGTGTACATCTTACCTGTCAGAGTCCATGGAGGACAGCTTTCGCTTCCTGGTTGAGGTTGTTATCATGTTCAAAGTTTACCTGCACATAACGACAAAAGATTGAGGTTTTTACAAGAATAATCATCTCCgcaaacaaaaattaagattaaatttaagtcatattttgttttacaaaataacaaacagggATATTAGTGTCAGAGACAGGTTGAACAACATCCCCTTATGAATTATAAGGAGGATCGaataaagaaaagcagcttTATATTGATCTTCCTGTATATTAAGCTAAGTTAGCTTATAATTAGCTTGAGGCTGGTTTAGCAGACGACTAAAGTAAACGCGCGTTTGGCGGGATGATTAGCttatgaaacaataaatcagtctGCTCCGTTTGTCATTCTTTTACAGCCAAATGTAACCGCCTGTTCTcgtattttcagaaaaagaaaccaTGAAGATTGTGAATGGAGCATGCAAAGTCCATAACAAAAGTCAATAACAGTcgttaatgttttaaaagtatgCTAGCTTCGACTGTTATTGACTTTGATCATTAAACATGCGATTTTAAAGACAGAATCAAACCTACAAACAATTACAGTTCACACAAGATAAAACGCTTAATTCGTCTTACCGAACAGGCTTCTTCTAGACtagataaaatgataaatgtcGAAATTAAGGCAtcgaaaaaataagaaaatctacGAAACTGGAGCTTCAGCTGCTCCGTCCTCGCGCGCTTCTCCGATGTGTTTTTGAAGAGCCCGCGCTAGTCCAAAAATAGCTGCACAACAACGGAACCGGAAACACTACGTCAGTGAAAACTTGAAGAGTGACCTTCAAAATAAGGATTTTTCAGCTAAACCCAAATACTGAGCAgtatcaatattttcttttctaggATTCTGGTCggattaaattaataaatagtaATCCGGGCTGACAAAAGGCATTTAAATCAACGGATTGAACTGGCTAGCAAAGCTAAAAATATTGAACCTAATTTAGTACTTTAAGCGAACAAGTAAAAGCACTTTACATGTTAGACCATGCTACAAGccttttacataaatataagCTGTTAGCTTGTGTCTGATAGCAGTTTCTACAAATATTCCTCTCATTTTGAGTCGattaaagagtttttttatattgttggCTGTCAAATTAATAGGAAAAACTTAGCTAAGATCACGATGAAACTGCCTGAACGTTTGCTCTCAATTTTTCTAAATACAAAGAGAAATCCAGGATATTTcaagatttcagtttttaattggaaaaattttattttgaaagagtAAATTGTGCTTGCTTCCTGTCGTTGCATTGCAACTTTATGCCAACCACTAACAACTTCCGGGTCAGTCCGTACATGAGTAAAGTGACACTAGCAACGAACAGTGAACTCAcaagtttttctctttatttgtaGTTAATTCATCAACTAAGTTTGTCATATTAATATattatctgtgttttaaaatggtGCTTTACTTCACAAGTGCCGGTGAGTGCagcttcatcatcatcaaactATCAGCGCTGTTGGTTTGTAGCCCGATTAGCTTCATACATCagtaatttattaattgttttacattgtttttttattctttaggCATTTGTCCGGTTATTTCTATTTCACCCAATCAGCTgtcatattttttgttgtttttttcatatagTGGTGGACCCTCCATTCACAATCTACATGGGAAAAGATAAATATGAAAGTAAGCTTGATTTTTCACAACTTTATGCTTATATTGCTTCTTTTATCTTTAACTTGAGCCGTTTCTTTCTGCAGATGAGGATCTCATTAAATATGGTTGGCCCGAAGACATCTGGTAAGTCTTTAATATTTGTTTCCTATTGAGTTTAGTCTCTTAAAAGCAGTTTTATcccaaaaagaaattattacttttttgtaactcatattattctagtaaaaatacaattaagaATCTGAAGCTCtactttaaaattaatgttgACAGATGGCCTTCTgcaaaattgttaaagaaaatacatgtgataaaacacataaacatttttttttacatttttgaaaaaacaaatttaaatggtcaaaaaatgaataaagaaaacttaaattaGACAAGGAAAATTCTTTACAAAATCTTCTTTTTATggtaataaaaaaggaaatgagggATTTAAATAATGTTGCCTCAATCTGTCTTTGAACagaaagcaagaaataaaattagatgtttttttagCATTATGTAAAGTAAATGgaatgaaaaaagtcaaatcactgattaatttttattaaatgatttatattCAGTTTCAGCATTTTAGGTGCAGTTTTTTATGTCATCCATTATCTGTTATgctttaatgtgtaaaaaaatttcacaataacttttcttttatcCCCCTAAATGCAGGTTTCACGTTGACAAACTCTCTTCAGCTCATGTTTATCTAAGAATGCCAAAGGTAAAGAGTCACCTGAGGAAACCTGCAACCAATTTAACCTaattttcctcattaaaatgttgtttttgcctGTATTTTCAGTTTGTAACTGGGATTAGTTATTTGTTTTGGGTTGGTTGAtgtgttttgtctcatttctagGGTAAAACCATAGACGATATTCCTCCAGAGGTGCTGGTAGACTGTGCACAGCTGGTGAAGAACAACAGCATCCAGGGTAATCCTGCAGTTTTACAGTAAATCCATTGTCTGTGTCTGACATATGAAGGATGATTGTGTTTATCACCTTCAGGCTGTAAGATGAACAACATCAACGTGGTTTACACGGCGTGGGCCAACCTGAAGAAAACAGGAGACATGGATGTTGGACAAATTGGctttcacaaacagaaagaggTCAGTTGtctaaatatttctttgaaagtcaaaattaaaGTCTGTCTCTACTTCCTGTTACCAACAGCTTGATGTTTCTCGCAGGTGAAGCTTGTTGCTGTGGAGAAGAAGATCAATGAAATCGTAAACCGCCTGGAGAAGACAAGAGAAGAGCGCTTCCCGGATCTGGCAGCAGAGAAGGAAGCGAGGGATCAGGAGGAGAGAAATGAGAAGAAAGCTCAAGTCCAGGAGCAGAAAAGGAGGGAGaaagaagagcagaagaagaaaaaagaaatggaagagcTCAGGTGGGCCaaagtatatttttgttgttataacCTATATGTAGAGTGGTGCATAAGTGTGACTTTGAAGGAAcacagaaaaaagtatttttaacgtagtttctaatgcaaatacagttaaaataagacaaaactaactcataagtatcttctcagcaagatatagaaacttgttttaagttaataattccttaatacagATGAAAAGGAACTAGTCatattagcagattatttcatctgtattaaggaatcatttacttaaaacaagctcctatttcttgctgaaaagttacttgtaagctagtttagttttatttcaggtttactaagatatttgcagtagaaactagaccaaaattactttgtaagattttatgttttaacattgaaataaggttttaaatgttttttttacagacaaatatCTGAAGTTGGCTGTGCATTTCCATTCCACTCCAAATAAAATTCACTGTTCAATCTAATGTTGCagataatgattattttagtaattgattaatcaatcaattattctgTTGATTGATCTGGCATGGCTTTTTTCATACCATATTAGAAATAcactaaaagatgcaaataaagaaataatacaaatctttttttaaataagagaataaacattttatttcctaaaacgTTATTATATAGGATTACGTTTGttaattgtatatattttctgtacagtttttaaagttttactgcTCTGAGTATATTGTTCTTTCAGTAAGTCACCTTTTGTGAGTCTGTATAATCCAGTTcgtaattaatcaattactaaattagttgacgattatttcaataattgattaatccgattaatcattctaaattaaacttttctttttattttccaggaaTTATACATCACTGATGAagagtgaaaacatgaaaactaacGAGGTCAAAACTTTTGCTGTAAAACAGAAGATATTCCAGttagaaaactattttatgCCTAcagaatatgtattttttacttCTCTGCAGGATGGCTATGACTCGGACGACTTCATGTGATGCCTGAAAATACGACAGGAAGCTCGGGCTCCCCTGCTGCCATCGCTTTACAGACTTTGAATGAacgaaagtaaaaaaataaacaggttcATTCTGCGTTAGAACACTCGGAGCAGAAATGACTCAGTTCTCACGACTCAGGAGCCGTTTTCAGACTTAAAGGAAGACGGGAGTCGTCTGGGGTGGAGAAAACCCAGACAGCAGATTCAGTTTTTACAGCTATATTAATGATGGTGTCTTTTGTTTCAGTCACTCACCCCTACAGCATTTTGTTGAAGCTGCTCTTGCTTCCTTGCTCAATATGCCAATTTTGTCTGCATGTCAGATTTAATAAACAGAATTAATTGTGTAAATTGAAAAGCTATTGCTTGGTAATTTCATTGTAGAGTATTCTGTAAGTCGAAAAAATTTATTCTGAAGTAAAAGATTTACTGATGGACTAATTTATCTCTCCAAATGAAATAATGTCCATCTGCTCAAATGGTAGATCGCTGGCTTAGCCAGAACCTCCTCCTTACGCCAGGCTCTCCCTGCACAGCACCTTCACTCCTGTTTGCCTCCTCAGTTGATCCCAGCAGGAGTCGACTGAGGGATTTTACAGAGAGCTAGATGTGCATTTATGATCTGACAGGGAAAAAGCATAAATAGGTATTAAAAATTAAGTATAACTACTGTTTTAGTTAACACAATCGTTAAACTGGATTTATATCACTTTTTTCACTCAGCATTTAAAGAACTCACAGGTGAGCATAAGCAACATTCACTATTCACTGCTGCTCTGAAGCAATACCACATAGCAGTAGAATTATCTAATAATGTAGGTTATTATAATTTTGATAGCAAGCCCATAACCCAAACAGGCGGACAAAAAGTCCATTGTTTTCGGCATTCAGAAATGTAACACGTTTATTGATGACACTAAAGAACACATATTGGTGTAATCGTGTTACAACACAAagtgcattttgtattttccttcttttttggCGGGGCTAGACAAAATCAAACATGAAGCCCCCATTTGCGACGATTCAGAGAATTATTGTTATTCTCAGTCccacaataaaaatgttatgctAATTTCAACTAGATAAACCTGGAATCTAACACACACTGAGctattgcaaagaaaaatatataggATTCCAAAGAGTCACCGATGAAACAATCCTAACTCTTCGTCGTCAACTGAGTTTAAAGGTCCTGGGGGTGGACGGTGATTGGTCAAAAGTAAGCCACCAGCGCGCGATGTGATTGGACCGCCTGGATATGAAGTGAGCACCGATTGGCTGGTAGGGGCTTACTTTGCTCTGACACTGGAACACTGTAGCATGCGAGAAGTATGCTACAGCGATACCCGCATCTTCTAATCTTATGCTCTTCACTCGTATTatctttaacattttgttgtgcATTGTTTGATTACAGGTAAAGCGCATAACTTCAGTTGAACCTAGGCAAGCAAAAAACCTATCATAAGTTAAAAAGTTTGGAGgatgcgggcatcgatcccgctacctctcgcatgctaagcgagcgctctaccatTTGAGCTAATCCCCCATGATGCACTGCGGAAACACTGATGTCACTCTTTCCCATCATACTCATTACGCTTTTATacatttcatgttgttttgtaGGGATTACAGTCGAATGTAGACTACTACTTTGATAAATTTTCAATCATAAAAAGTCGAAGAAATTAGTGTGTATTTATGACCAACTTATGTTGTTCTCTAGAGATTTCGTGTTCTCCCTAGCCACGTGGGAATGTGATTGACGCTAGCTTCCACAGCAAGCTAGCCGTTAAGTGATTTTTAACAGGTCCGAATTTAACGAAACAACGAATAACATTCTAAATGTAGTcgaatgaaaaattaaaaacaaaaatgcccaCCGCTACAGTTGAACGTGGGCAAGCAAAAACACCTATCAGAAGTTAAAAAAGCTTGGAGgatgcgggcatcgatcccgctacctctcgcatgctaagcgagcgctctaccatTTGAGCTAATCCCCCATAATGCACTGCGGAAACACTGACGTCAGTTTTTCCCGTCATACTCATTACGCTttgctttcatgttttgttttgttgctttcatGTTATTGCTGTCGAGTGTAGAGTACTACTTTGATAAATTTTCAATCATATATCGTCACAAAAATTGTCACTgagcatttgtatttttaacgAGTTCGAATTTAACAAAACAACGAATAATCTAAATGTAGTtgaatggaaaattaaaaacaaaaaagcccaTAAGTTCAGTTGAGCCTAGGGAAGCAAAAAACCTATCAAAAGTTAAAAAGCTTGGAGgatgcgggcatcgatcccgctacctctcgcatgctaagcgagcgctctaccatTTGAGCTAATCCCCCATGATGCATTGCACTGGCACTGACAATTATCATTACAGCCTTTGTGGTGATATGAACGTGGGGTGTAGAGTAGTGCTATtactttgattaatttttattcatgaataGTGCAAGAAATT
The Gambusia affinis linkage group LG22, SWU_Gaff_1.0, whole genome shotgun sequence DNA segment above includes these coding regions:
- the ccdc25 gene encoding coiled-coil domain-containing protein 25, giving the protein MVLYFTSAVVDPPFTIYMGKDKYENEDLIKYGWPEDIWFHVDKLSSAHVYLRMPKGKTIDDIPPEVLVDCAQLVKNNSIQGCKMNNINVVYTAWANLKKTGDMDVGQIGFHKQKEVKLVAVEKKINEIVNRLEKTREERFPDLAAEKEARDQEERNEKKAQVQEQKRREKEEQKKKKEMEELRNYTSLMKSENMKTNEDGYDSDDFM